The following are encoded in a window of Pagrus major chromosome 14, Pma_NU_1.0 genomic DNA:
- the lrrc4.1 gene encoding leucine-rich repeat-containing protein 4 translates to MSLLGRVAVHRARKAALLCVVFLMARAWSSASLALAGAAVSQGPQGCPPQCSCSNQQGKVVCTRRGLTRVPPGIPANTRHLNLMENAIEAVQADSFRHLHHLEVLQLGRNAIRQIEVGAFNGLTSLNTLELFDNRLTVVPSGAFEYLSKLRELWLRNNPIESIPSYAFNRVPSLMRLDLGELRKLEYISEGAFEGLQNLKYLNLGMCNIKGDLPNLSPLKGLEELEISENQFTEIKPGSFKGLRSLKKLWVMNSQITVIERNAFDDLSLLVELNLAHNNLSAVPHDLFSPLRYLVELHLHHNPWNCGCDAVWLARWLREYIPTNSTCCGRCHSPASMRGRQLVEVDRGEGAAIQCSAPFIADAPRDLNISAGRVAELRCRTAPMSSVRWLLPNGTILTHASGHPRISVLNDGTLNFSNVLAADTGTYICMVSNAAGNSNASAYLNVSAAELNTSNLSYFTTVTVEVLGPTTEMPKPKTTTTTAAAAGAGVAGGGGVGIGTTTTTASPSVFQPVFISTPTVLLQSTDSPPGAAKPSVAPGPQGATGKPAKSGPSLDEVMKTTKIIIGCFVAVTLLAAVMLIAFYKLRKRHQQRSTVAAARTVEIIQVDEEDLPPPASAAQETALTLPEIRDHNSIHKLDFISHKTDYSFHKPKAEYKSQPDFTLHKPKAEYTTYKPNMDFSSHKFIPDYSTHKSTPDFSLHRPKPDYSPFRQDYSTHKPKAEYSPFKPDFGTHPKTRTDYSPFKPDYSTHPKPKAEYSPFKPDFGTHPRPKPDYSPYKPDYSTQPKSKTDYSAQRSKTDITYKPKDPYAPHKTAADYSAFKTDFSPHKADYSAFKSDFSPHTQRPKLDYSPHKMDYSPHKVDYSTLKPKYNTYKPTGHGAKWTENNVGNSLPRTLPSTITAMAEPYVIKTHTKEKVQETQI, encoded by the exons ATGAGTCTCCTGGGGCGGGTAGCTGTGCATCGTGCCAGGAAAGCCGCCCTGCTCTGTGTAGTCTTCCTGATGGCGCGAGCGTGGAGCAGCGCCTCCCTGGCCTTGGCGGGGGCGGCGGTGTCTCAGGGACCCCAGGGCTGTCCACCGCAGTGTTCCTGCAGTAATCAGCAAGGGAAGGTGGTGTGCACCCGACGTGGCCTCACCCGTGTGCCCCCTGGCATTCCTGCCAACACGCGACACCTCAATCTAATGGAAAACGCCATCGAGGCGGTGCAGGCTGACTCCTTCCGCCACCTGCACCACCTTGAGGTGCTCCAGCTTGGGCGAAATGCCATACGGCAGATTGAGGTGGGCGCGTTTAATGGACTTACCAGCCTCAACACACTGGAGCTGTTCGACAACCGGTTGACGGTGGTGCCCAGTGGGGCCTTTGAGTACCTGTCTAAACTTAGAGAACTGTGGCTGAGGAATAACCCCATTGAAAGTATCCCCTCCTATGCCTTCAACCGGGTGCCCTCCCTCATGCGACTGGACCTGGGAGAGTTACGAAAACTGGAGTACATCTCAGAAGGAGCTTTTGAGGGCCTACAAAACCTCAAGTACCTCAACCTGGGCATGTGCAACATAAAGGGTGATCTGCCAAACCTGAGTCCCCTCAAGGGCCTGGAGGAACTTGAGATATCTGAAAATCAGTTCACAGAGATAAAGCCAGGCTCCTTCAAAGGCCTGCGCTCACTGAAAAAACTATGGGTGATGAACTCACAAATCACAGTGATAGAGCGCAATGCTTTCGACGACCTCTCTTTATTGGTGGAGCTTAATCTCGCCCATAACAATCTGAGCGCTGTGCCACATGATCTGTTCTCCCCGCTCAGGTACCTGGTGGAGCTCCATCTCCACCATAACCCTTGGAACTGTGGCTGTGATGCTGTATGGTTAGCACGCTGGCTAAGGGAGTACATCCCGACTAACTCAACTTGCTGTGGACGCTGTCACTCACCTGCCAGCATGAGAGGTCGACAGCTGGTTGAGGTGGACCGAGGTGAGGGCGCTGCAATCCAGTGTTCTGCACCATTTATCGCTGATGCGCCAAGGGACTTGAACATCTCAGCAGGGCGAGTAGCTGAGCTTCGTTGCCGCACAGCCCCAATGTCTTCAGTGCGCTGGCTCCTACCCAATGGGACTATCCTGACACATGCCTCTGGTCACCCAAGAATATCAGTGCTCAACGATGGTACCCTTAACTTCTCAAATGTCCTGGCAGCAGACACAGGCACTTACATCTGCATGGTGTCCAATGCAGCTGGGAACTCCAACGCCTCGGCCTACCTCAATGTGAGTGCAGCTGAGCTTAATACATCCAACTTGAGTTACTTCACCACAGTGACTGTGGAGGTCTTGGGGCCAACTACTGAGATGCCCAAACCTAAAaccaccacaaccacagctgctgctgcaggggcTGGGGtagctggaggaggaggggtagGCATAGGGACAACAACGACAACAGCCTCTCCTTCCGTCTTTCAGCCAGTCTTCATCTCCACACCAACTGTGCTGCTGCAAAGCACTGATAGCCCACCAGGCGCAGCAAAGCCATCTGTGGCGCCAGGACCCCAAGGTGCCACTGGCAAGCCAGCTAAGTCTGGTCCGAGCCTAGATGAAGTGATGAAGACCACTAAGATCATAATTGGTTGCTTTGTGGCGGTGACTCTGCTGGCTGCTGTCATGCTCATCGCCTTCTACAAATTGAGAAAGCGCCACCAGCAGAGGAGCACAGTGGCAGCTGCTCGCACTGTGGAGATTATTCAGGTGGATGAGGAGGACCTTCCACCACCAGCGTCTGCAGCTCAAGAGACAGCTCTCACATTGCCTGAAATACGGGACCATAACAGCATACACAAACTGGACTTTATCAGCCACAAGACTGACTACAGCTTTCACAAACCCAAGGCCGAATACAAATCCCAGCCTGATTTCACCCTTCACAAGCCGAAGGCTGAGTATACCACATATAAGCCAAATATGGACTTCAGTAGCCACAAATTCATCCCAGATTACAGCACTCACAAATCTACGCCAGATTTTAGCCTTCATAGACCAAAGCCTGACTACAGCCCATTTAGACAGGACTACAGTACTCACAAACCTAAAGCAGAATACAGCCCATTCAAACCAGACTTTGGCACTCACCCAAAAACTAGAACAGACTACAGCCCCTTCAAACCCGATTACAGTACTCATCC TAAACCCAAGGCTGAATATAGTCCATTCAAGCCCGACTTTGGCACTCATCCAAGACCTAAACCTGATTACAGCCCATACAAGCCTGACTACAGCACTCAGCCTAAATCCAAAACAGACTACAGTGCCCAGAGATCTAAAACTGACATTACCTACAAACCCAAGGACCCTTACGCCCCCCATAAGACTGCAGCCGATTACAGCGCCTTCAAGACCGACTTCAGCCCTCACAAAGCGGATTACAGCGCCTTCAAGTCTGACTTTAGTCCACACACTCAGAGACCTAAACTTGATTACAGTCCACACAAAATGGACTACAGCCCGCATAAGGTGGACTACAGCACTCTAAAGCCCAAATACAACACCTACAAGCCAACTGGCCATGGGGCTAAATGGACAGAAAACAATGTTGGGAACTCTTTGCCTCGAACCTTGCCCAGCACCATCACGGCAATGGCTGAGCCCTATGTCATAAAAACTCACACCAAGGAAAAGGTACAGGAGACTCAGATTTAA